In the Deinococcus ficus genome, one interval contains:
- the rpsD gene encoding 30S ribosomal protein S4: MGRFRGSITKLSRREGINLAETEKVQKYLDKRPYAPGQHGQRRGRGRPSDYSVRLREKQKLARLYGMGEKQFRNLFEEATNVPGVTGTVFLQLLERRLDNVVFRMGFASTRRQARQFVGHGHIFVNGKKVDIPSYRVKIGDEISVAEGSRSMGFIQENMEAQKRRRVAPWVELDADSFKGTFSRLPAREDLALPINENFIIEYYSR, encoded by the coding sequence ATGGGTCGTTTCCGTGGTTCCATTACCAAACTCAGCCGCCGCGAAGGCATCAACCTCGCGGAAACCGAGAAAGTCCAGAAGTACCTGGACAAGCGCCCCTACGCGCCCGGCCAGCACGGCCAGCGCCGCGGCCGCGGCCGCCCCAGCGACTACTCGGTCCGACTGCGTGAAAAGCAGAAACTCGCCCGCCTCTACGGCATGGGTGAAAAACAGTTCCGCAACCTCTTTGAAGAAGCCACCAACGTTCCCGGCGTGACCGGCACCGTGTTCCTGCAGCTGCTGGAACGCCGCCTGGACAACGTCGTGTTCCGCATGGGCTTTGCCAGCACCCGCCGCCAGGCGCGCCAGTTCGTCGGTCACGGCCACATCTTCGTGAACGGCAAGAAAGTGGACATCCCCAGCTACCGCGTGAAGATCGGTGACGAAATCAGCGTCGCCGAAGGCAGCCGCAGCATGGGCTTCATCCAGGAGAACATGGAAGCGCAGAAGCGCCGCCGCGTCGCCCCCTGGGTGGAACTGGACGCCGACAGCTTCAAGGGCACCTTCAGCCGCCTCCCCGCCCGCGAAGACCTCGCTCTGCCCATCAACGAGAACTTCATCATCGAGTACTACTCGCGCTAA
- a CDS encoding DNA-directed RNA polymerase subunit alpha, whose amino-acid sequence MDQKRPQLKARVDGNYGEFVLEPLTRGYGVTIGNPIRRILMSSIPGTAVTSVYIEDVLHEFSTIPGVKEDVIQLILNLKELVVKFHAPGAKTLTLRAQGSGVVTAGAFEVPSDAEIVNPDLVIANLAEDGKLVMEVRVEEGEGYVPADKHATKDRINSIPVDAVFSPVRRVAYHVENTRVGQQTDLDRLILRLWTDGSTGPQEALDKAVEILRDELTVFGNVEALPPAAPEYAQPVYTPAPMPAGSSVYDLPPTPSSVNLNPGDYPAELDSPRVTLEGLGLTTRVLHSLKEEGIDSVDALCALSDRDLKKVPGIGERSLDEIKQQLAQFGLALRD is encoded by the coding sequence GTGGACCAAAAGCGCCCTCAACTCAAGGCCCGCGTCGACGGCAACTACGGCGAGTTCGTCCTGGAACCGCTCACGCGCGGTTACGGCGTCACCATCGGGAACCCCATCCGGCGCATCCTGATGTCCTCGATCCCCGGCACGGCGGTCACCTCCGTGTACATCGAGGACGTGCTGCACGAGTTCAGCACCATCCCCGGCGTCAAGGAAGACGTCATCCAGCTGATCCTGAACCTCAAGGAACTGGTCGTGAAATTCCACGCCCCCGGCGCCAAGACCCTGACCCTGCGCGCGCAGGGCAGCGGGGTCGTGACCGCCGGCGCCTTCGAGGTCCCCTCGGACGCCGAGATCGTCAACCCTGACCTGGTCATCGCCAACCTCGCCGAGGACGGCAAACTGGTCATGGAAGTGCGCGTGGAAGAAGGCGAAGGCTACGTGCCCGCCGACAAGCACGCCACCAAGGACCGCATCAACAGCATCCCCGTGGACGCCGTGTTCAGCCCCGTGCGCCGCGTCGCGTACCACGTCGAGAACACCCGCGTGGGTCAGCAGACCGACCTGGACCGCCTGATCCTGCGGCTCTGGACGGACGGCTCGACCGGCCCCCAGGAAGCCCTGGACAAGGCCGTGGAGATCCTCCGCGACGAGCTGACGGTCTTCGGGAACGTCGAGGCCCTGCCGCCCGCCGCGCCCGAGTACGCGCAGCCCGTGTACACGCCCGCCCCCATGCCGGCCGGCAGCAGCGTGTACGACCTGCCCCCCACGCCCAGCAGCGTGAACCTCAACCCCGGCGACTACCCCGCCGAGCTGGACAGCCCCCGCGTGACCCTGGAAGGCCTCGGCCTGACCACCCGCGTGCTGCACAGCCTCAAGGAAGAGGGAATCGACAGCGTCGACGCGCTGTGCGCCCTGTCCGACCGCGACCTGAAAAAGGTGCCCGGCATCGGCGAGCGCAGCCTCGACGAGATCAAACAGCAACTTGCCCAGTTCGGCCTCGCCCTGCGCGACTGA
- the rplQ gene encoding 50S ribosomal protein L17, with protein sequence MRHGKAGRKLNRNSSARTALARAQATALLREGRIQTTLTKAKELRPFVEKLITTAKGGDLHARRLVAQDIHDVAVVRKVMDEVAPKYAERPGGYTRILRVGTRRGDGVTMALIELV encoded by the coding sequence ATGCGCCACGGTAAAGCCGGACGCAAGCTCAACCGCAACAGCAGTGCCCGCACCGCCCTGGCCCGCGCCCAGGCGACGGCCCTGCTGCGCGAGGGCCGCATCCAGACGACCCTCACGAAAGCCAAGGAGCTGCGCCCTTTCGTTGAGAAACTGATCACCACTGCCAAGGGCGGCGACCTGCACGCCCGCCGCCTCGTCGCCCAGGACATCCACGACGTCGCCGTCGTGCGCAAGGTCATGGACGAAGTGGCCCCCAAGTACGCCGAGCGTCCCGGTGGTTACACCCGCATCCTGCGCGTGGGCACCCGCCGCGGTGACGGCGTCACCATGGCCCTGATCGAACTCGTCTGA
- a CDS encoding SRPBCC domain-containing protein, producing the protein MPPEFTVSGIVSRPAPQVHEAIADPAQLSRYFTTGGAQGRLEAGATVTWAFGEFPGAFPVTVVEAVPGRRLVLRWGVPPEVGAGETTVTFELKEVAPGRTQVQITERGWPDTPAGRQASYGNCMGWSQFLSALKAHLEYGINLREGMYA; encoded by the coding sequence ATGCCTCCTGAATTCACCGTGTCCGGCATCGTGAGCCGCCCCGCCCCCCAGGTTCACGAGGCGATCGCCGACCCGGCCCAGCTGAGCCGGTACTTCACGACCGGCGGCGCCCAGGGCCGCCTGGAGGCCGGTGCCACCGTCACCTGGGCCTTCGGGGAATTCCCCGGCGCCTTTCCGGTCACGGTGGTGGAGGCCGTGCCGGGGCGGCGGCTGGTGCTGCGCTGGGGCGTGCCGCCCGAGGTGGGCGCCGGGGAGACCACCGTGACCTTCGAGCTGAAGGAGGTCGCGCCGGGGCGCACCCAGGTGCAGATCACCGAGCGCGGCTGGCCGGACACGCCCGCCGGTCGCCAGGCGTCGTACGGCAACTGCATGGGCTGGTCCCAGTTTCTCAGCGCCCTGAAGGCGCACCTGGAGTACGGCATCAACCTGAGGGAGGGCATGTACGCATGA
- a CDS encoding VOC family protein, translating to MSITPFLMFQNGEAEEALNFYLQTFQPAELLSLQRHPEGSPAAGQVMLAHVRLRGQTLAFSDSSVRHAFTFTPAVSLYVTCEDAADIQALHDALLPGGAALMPLGDYGFSRQFAWLQDRYGVSWQLTLP from the coding sequence ATGAGCATCACCCCATTCCTGATGTTCCAGAACGGCGAGGCCGAAGAGGCCCTGAACTTCTACCTGCAGACCTTCCAGCCGGCCGAGCTGCTGAGCCTGCAACGCCACCCGGAGGGCAGCCCGGCGGCCGGGCAGGTCATGCTGGCCCACGTCCGGCTGCGCGGCCAGACGCTGGCCTTCTCGGACAGCAGCGTGCGGCACGCGTTCACGTTCACGCCCGCCGTGTCCCTGTACGTGACCTGCGAGGACGCCGCCGACATCCAGGCCCTGCACGATGCGCTGCTCCCGGGCGGCGCGGCCCTGATGCCGCTGGGCGACTACGGTTTCAGCCGGCAGTTCGCGTGGCTTCAGGACCGGTACGGCGTGTCCTGGCAGCTCACCCTGCCTTGA
- a CDS encoding phosphotransferase enzyme family protein has translation MSRALRLSHADILDALHREYGLPLTRLTYLNAGTAHAYRADGPAGRYSLKLLPGGAYGEAMLRRVQAEVPLLQALRQEGVLEHLPRPLLTCSGQALSRVGPFPLLVTEWIDARTLEGDWAAALQDLAGLLGRLHAGTARVTRHLNRLPVPPEDFTLPFRAQLTQNLHHLQARPPGGRDGARALRTLLAPHHATLDALLEQAARFGQAARRARRPHVLCHTDAHGWNVMQGAGGQLWLIDWETARLAPPEHDLALLGEHLPRVLPAYEAARGARTPLHLETLCFYSARRVLEDLAVDVQFLLHDHTRPAEAAHTLDILEGHVLPALHRLPARLEAWRALSA, from the coding sequence TTGAGCCGCGCGCTCCGCCTTTCCCACGCCGACATCCTGGACGCGCTGCACCGCGAGTACGGCCTGCCCCTGACCCGGCTGACGTACCTGAACGCCGGGACGGCCCACGCCTACCGCGCCGACGGCCCGGCCGGCCGGTACTCTCTGAAACTCCTGCCGGGCGGCGCGTACGGCGAGGCGATGCTCCGGCGGGTGCAGGCCGAGGTGCCCCTGCTTCAGGCGCTGCGACAGGAGGGCGTGCTGGAGCACCTTCCCCGCCCGCTGCTCACCTGCTCGGGCCAGGCGCTGTCCCGCGTGGGCCCGTTTCCGCTTCTGGTCACGGAATGGATCGATGCCCGCACCCTGGAGGGCGACTGGGCGGCGGCCCTGCAGGATCTCGCCGGCCTGCTGGGCCGCCTGCACGCCGGCACGGCCCGCGTGACCCGGCACCTGAACCGCCTGCCCGTCCCGCCCGAGGACTTCACCCTGCCCTTCCGGGCCCAGCTGACCCAGAACCTGCACCACCTGCAGGCCCGGCCGCCCGGCGGCCGGGACGGCGCGCGCGCCCTGCGGACCCTGCTCGCCCCCCACCACGCCACCCTGGACGCCCTGCTGGAGCAGGCTGCCCGCTTCGGGCAGGCGGCGCGGCGGGCCCGGCGACCCCACGTGCTGTGCCACACCGACGCGCACGGCTGGAACGTCATGCAAGGCGCCGGGGGCCAGCTGTGGCTGATCGACTGGGAGACGGCCCGGCTGGCCCCGCCCGAACACGACCTGGCGCTGCTGGGCGAGCACCTGCCGCGCGTGCTGCCCGCCTACGAGGCCGCCCGCGGCGCGCGCACGCCCCTGCACCTGGAGACGCTGTGCTTCTACTCCGCTCGGCGCGTGCTGGAGGACCTCGCCGTGGACGTGCAGTTCCTCCTGCATGACCACACCCGCCCCGCCGAGGCCGCCCACACCCTGGACATCCTGGAGGGGCACGTGCTGCCCGCCCTGCACCGCCTGCCTGCACGCCTGGAGGCGTGGCGGGCCCTGAGCGCCTAA
- a CDS encoding RBBP9/YdeN family alpha/beta hydrolase, protein MTPTLVIVPGLGGSGPQHWQSLWETKFGGVRVVQDDWEHPTPAAWTARLHEVIEATPGDLVLVAHSCGVPTVAHWAARTGGHARVRGALLVAPPDVDLPLPDFPAVAALAPQPLGPLPFPALVVSSETDPFVTLERAQAFAEAWEAEFITAGEAGHINTDSGHGDWPEGEILLSEALHAWTPPDISRF, encoded by the coding sequence ATGACTCCGACACTGGTGATCGTGCCCGGCCTGGGCGGCAGCGGCCCGCAGCACTGGCAGAGCCTGTGGGAAACGAAGTTCGGTGGCGTGCGGGTGGTGCAGGACGACTGGGAGCACCCCACCCCCGCCGCCTGGACCGCGCGGCTGCACGAGGTGATCGAGGCCACGCCCGGCGACCTGGTGCTGGTGGCCCACTCGTGCGGCGTGCCCACCGTGGCGCACTGGGCCGCCCGGACCGGCGGGCACGCCCGCGTGCGGGGCGCGCTGCTGGTGGCGCCGCCCGACGTGGACCTCCCGCTGCCGGACTTTCCGGCCGTGGCGGCGCTGGCCCCGCAGCCGCTGGGGCCGCTGCCGTTCCCGGCGCTGGTGGTGAGCAGCGAGACGGACCCCTTCGTGACCCTGGAACGGGCGCAGGCCTTCGCGGAGGCCTGGGAGGCCGAGTTCATCACGGCCGGCGAGGCCGGGCACATCAACACCGACAGCGGGCACGGCGACTGGCCGGAAGGGGAGATCCTGCTGTCCGAGGCGCTGCACGCCTGGACGCCGCCGGACATCAGCCGCTTCTGA
- the trxA gene encoding thioredoxin, producing the protein MKPLELTDSTFTTETAEGLTLVDFWAPWCGPCRIIAPVIEELAGQYEGRVKIAKVNVDENPMTQGQYRVMSIPTLILFKDGQPVEGVVGAQPKRAFEALLDKHLAVAAN; encoded by the coding sequence ATGAAGCCACTCGAACTCACCGACAGCACCTTCACCACCGAAACCGCCGAGGGACTCACCCTGGTGGACTTCTGGGCCCCCTGGTGCGGCCCCTGCCGCATCATCGCGCCCGTCATCGAGGAACTCGCCGGCCAGTACGAGGGCCGCGTGAAGATCGCCAAGGTCAACGTGGACGAAAACCCCATGACCCAGGGCCAGTACCGCGTCATGAGCATCCCCACCCTGATCCTCTTCAAGGACGGCCAGCCCGTCGAGGGCGTGGTCGGTGCCCAGCCCAAGCGCGCCTTCGAGGCCCTGCTCGACAAGCACCTCGCCGTCGCCGCGAACTGA
- a CDS encoding DUF309 domain-containing protein — protein sequence MPTPPAAFDRGVTLFNAGHWWEAHEAWEALWLPARGDERAFYQALILLAAALHKRWHHGSLTHRNYHKAQRYLQTLPDEYRGVNLRQLSADVWTALHDPERHPRIPLS from the coding sequence ATGCCCACCCCCCCGGCCGCCTTCGACCGCGGCGTGACCCTCTTCAACGCCGGCCACTGGTGGGAAGCCCACGAGGCCTGGGAAGCCCTGTGGCTGCCCGCCCGGGGAGACGAGCGCGCCTTCTATCAGGCGCTGATCCTGCTGGCCGCCGCGCTGCACAAACGCTGGCACCACGGGTCCCTTACCCACCGCAACTACCACAAGGCCCAGCGCTACCTCCAGACCCTGCCGGACGAGTACCGCGGCGTGAACCTGCGCCAGCTCAGCGCCGACGTGTGGACCGCCCTGCACGATCCGGAGCGGCACCCCCGCATCCCGCTCTCCTGA
- a CDS encoding NYN domain-containing protein, which yields MERIALFIDGANVYAAAKRLGWNFDHRKILEHFATQGRLYNAFYYTAVPYPIDDKQKRFTDALTYMGYTVRTRPLREATDESGQTYRRANLDIELVTDLLTTEGQYDVAVLLTGDGDFERPVEVLRARGKRVVVASIPEMTSYELRNAADTYVDLGSLRDQVERPGYRLPSEQRDRVDTGRPYYVNAPMDQDDR from the coding sequence ATGGAACGCATTGCCCTTTTCATTGACGGCGCCAACGTGTACGCCGCCGCCAAGCGGCTCGGCTGGAACTTCGACCACCGCAAGATCCTGGAGCACTTCGCCACCCAGGGCCGGCTGTACAACGCCTTTTACTACACCGCCGTGCCCTACCCCATCGACGACAAGCAGAAGCGCTTCACGGACGCCCTGACCTACATGGGCTACACGGTCCGCACCCGCCCGCTGCGCGAGGCGACCGACGAGAGCGGCCAGACGTACCGCCGCGCGAACCTCGACATCGAACTCGTCACCGACCTGCTCACCACCGAAGGGCAGTACGACGTGGCCGTGCTCCTCACCGGCGACGGCGACTTCGAACGGCCCGTAGAGGTCCTGCGCGCCCGCGGCAAACGCGTCGTGGTCGCCAGCATCCCCGAGATGACCAGCTACGAACTGCGCAACGCCGCCGACACGTACGTGGACCTCGGCAGCCTGCGCGACCAGGTGGAACGCCCCGGGTACCGCCTGCCCAGCGAGCAGCGCGACCGCGTCGACACCGGCCGGCCCTACTACGTCAACGCTCCCATGGACCAGGATGACCGCTGA
- the plsX gene encoding phosphate acyltransferase PlsX, with amino-acid sequence MTADPPAPRRTGKAGSGRRGALPIALDAVGGDYGAAPNVEGAVQAARAGVPVLLVGERTRLHAELGRHAGSGTLPIEVVDAPDLITMDDHATDVRRRPEASINVCTRLVREGRAAAAVSMGHSGATMTSALFTLGRIRGVDRPAILTHLPAQGGFTTLLDAGANTDVRPAYLAQWAQLASVYLRVLEGHENPTVGLLSIGEEDHKGSQLVLDTHALLRELHGQGRLNFHGNVEGNDIFKNTTDIVVTDGFTGNVVLKLAEGEAKVLFGWVKDALTRDLKSKLGALLVRGSLRSLAERLDPSTYGASILIGVRGLAFIGHGKSDARAVKNALLRASRAHEADLVSRLEAAFAEQAGPGTVG; translated from the coding sequence ATGACCGCTGACCCGCCCGCGCCCCGCCGGACCGGGAAGGCCGGCAGCGGCAGACGGGGCGCCCTGCCCATCGCCCTGGACGCCGTCGGCGGCGACTACGGCGCCGCGCCGAACGTGGAGGGCGCCGTGCAGGCCGCCCGCGCCGGCGTGCCGGTGCTGCTGGTCGGGGAACGCACCCGCCTGCACGCCGAACTCGGCCGGCACGCCGGCAGCGGCACCCTGCCCATCGAGGTGGTGGACGCCCCGGACCTGATCACCATGGACGACCACGCCACCGACGTGCGCCGCCGCCCCGAGGCCAGCATCAACGTCTGCACCCGCCTGGTCAGAGAAGGCCGGGCCGCCGCGGCCGTCAGCATGGGCCACAGCGGCGCCACCATGACCTCGGCGCTGTTCACGCTGGGCCGCATCCGCGGCGTGGACCGCCCCGCCATCCTCACCCACCTGCCCGCCCAGGGGGGCTTCACGACCCTGCTGGACGCCGGCGCGAACACCGACGTGCGCCCCGCGTACCTGGCGCAGTGGGCGCAGCTTGCCAGCGTGTACCTGCGGGTCCTGGAGGGCCACGAGAACCCCACCGTGGGCCTCCTGAGCATCGGGGAGGAGGACCACAAGGGCAGTCAGCTCGTGCTGGACACCCACGCCCTGCTGCGCGAACTGCACGGCCAGGGCCGGCTGAACTTCCACGGGAACGTGGAGGGCAACGACATCTTCAAGAACACCACCGACATCGTCGTCACCGACGGCTTCACCGGTAACGTCGTGCTGAAACTCGCCGAGGGGGAGGCCAAGGTGCTGTTCGGCTGGGTGAAGGACGCCCTGACCCGCGACCTGAAAAGCAAGCTGGGCGCCCTGCTGGTGCGCGGCAGCCTGCGCAGCCTCGCCGAGCGGCTGGACCCCAGCACGTACGGCGCGAGCATCCTGATCGGCGTGCGTGGCCTGGCCTTCATCGGGCACGGGAAATCCGACGCGCGCGCCGTGAAAAACGCCCTGCTGCGCGCCTCCCGCGCGCACGAGGCGGACCTCGTGAGCCGCTTGGAAGCCGCCTTCGCCGAGCAGGCCGGCCCGGGCACCGTCGGATAA
- a CDS encoding mechanosensitive ion channel family protein, with the protein MLEQLTEQFLQSIQTPRAWVGLAVTLVVAYALYRFGRTLLRSLERHLPARLVWGLKWVWLLLVGVGWLAVAAHLLQLSALPFLYEYGQGIAAWFGHSAAQTLVVVAIALIAWNLVGALAHRIVPDDEFNRRTVRVQTLKGVIESTLKVAIVIISVIAVIQSLGVNATSLLAGVSVLGLAVSFGAQSLVKDLFSGFFILLEDQYGVGDVITVNTGLLSGNVEKLNLRMTALRGLDGTLHIIPNGQINTVSVSSKDWSRVVATVDVTYSANLNDALRVLKAVSDELAADPEWKHFFLDAPDIQGVTQLAPDGVTLRALFKVQPKSQYAIGREFNRRIKIAMDQAGISIPSPQRHLNFGDGPVEIRLVRDPVPARAPGSPDSPAPAAAAPGRVPGLDAGKAAPLPEQERTQAPITPSMTRDAEDDRS; encoded by the coding sequence ATGCTGGAACAGCTCACCGAACAGTTTCTTCAGAGCATTCAGACGCCCCGCGCGTGGGTGGGCCTCGCCGTCACGCTGGTCGTCGCGTACGCGCTCTACCGCTTCGGGCGCACCCTGCTGCGCTCCCTGGAACGCCACCTGCCGGCCCGGCTCGTCTGGGGCCTGAAATGGGTGTGGCTGCTGCTGGTCGGCGTGGGCTGGCTGGCGGTCGCCGCGCACCTGCTGCAGCTCTCGGCCCTGCCGTTCCTGTACGAGTACGGGCAGGGCATCGCCGCGTGGTTCGGGCACAGCGCCGCGCAGACGCTGGTGGTCGTCGCCATCGCCTTGATCGCCTGGAACCTCGTGGGCGCCCTGGCCCACCGCATCGTCCCGGACGACGAGTTCAACCGCCGCACCGTGCGTGTGCAGACCCTCAAGGGCGTGATCGAAAGCACCCTGAAAGTCGCCATCGTGATCATCAGCGTGATCGCCGTGATCCAGTCCCTCGGCGTGAACGCCACCAGCCTGCTCGCCGGGGTGTCCGTGCTGGGCCTCGCGGTCAGCTTCGGCGCGCAGAGCCTCGTGAAGGACCTGTTCAGCGGGTTTTTCATCCTGCTCGAAGACCAGTACGGCGTGGGCGACGTGATCACCGTGAACACCGGCCTGCTCAGCGGCAACGTCGAGAAACTCAACCTGCGCATGACCGCCCTGCGCGGCCTGGACGGCACGCTGCACATCATCCCCAACGGGCAGATCAACACCGTCAGCGTGAGCAGCAAGGACTGGTCCCGGGTGGTCGCCACCGTGGACGTCACCTACAGCGCCAACCTCAACGACGCCCTGCGCGTCCTCAAGGCCGTCAGCGACGAACTGGCCGCCGACCCCGAATGGAAGCACTTCTTCCTGGACGCCCCGGACATCCAGGGCGTCACGCAGCTCGCCCCGGACGGCGTGACCCTGCGCGCCCTGTTCAAGGTGCAGCCGAAAAGCCAGTACGCGATCGGGCGGGAATTCAACCGCCGCATCAAGATCGCCATGGACCAGGCCGGCATCAGCATTCCCAGCCCGCAGCGCCACCTGAACTTCGGGGACGGCCCGGTGGAGATCCGGCTGGTGCGCGACCCCGTCCCGGCCCGCGCGCCCGGCAGCCCGGACAGCCCGGCGCCCGCCGCGGCCGCTCCCGGGCGCGTGCCCGGCCTGGACGCCGGGAAGGCCGCGCCGCTGCCCGAACAGGAACGCACCCAGGCGCCCATCACACCCAGCATGACCCGCGACGCCGAGGACGACCGCAGCTGA
- a CDS encoding DUF4384 domain-containing protein — translation MTPVKPLLLAGLALGLSACTITTRPAVYLTQSGSNLITDLRPDRGEGSTYWVGEQVRIRLSTRAAGYVTLVALQPNGYSSTLVRNAYVPAGTTTFPRAQDAASWTVAPPRGTQYVRAIFTRVRPTTDLVLRGTYDNGTWNTATNAYVNSYAAQDRDVQETYFWIR, via the coding sequence ATGACCCCCGTGAAACCCCTGCTTCTGGCCGGCCTGGCTCTGGGCCTCAGCGCCTGCACCATCACCACCCGCCCCGCCGTGTACCTCACGCAGAGCGGCAGCAACCTGATCACCGACCTGCGCCCCGACCGCGGCGAGGGCAGCACCTACTGGGTGGGCGAACAGGTCCGCATCCGCCTGAGCACCCGCGCCGCCGGGTACGTCACCCTGGTCGCCCTGCAACCCAACGGCTACAGCAGCACCCTGGTCCGCAACGCCTACGTGCCTGCCGGCACCACCACGTTCCCCCGCGCGCAGGACGCCGCGTCCTGGACCGTCGCCCCGCCCCGCGGCACGCAGTACGTCCGCGCGATCTTCACCCGCGTGCGCCCCACCACCGACCTCGTGCTGCGCGGCACGTACGACAACGGCACCTGGAACACCGCCACGAACGCCTACGTGAACTCCTACGCCGCGCAGGACCGCGACGTGCAGGAAACGTACTTCTGGATCCGCTGA
- a CDS encoding YfiT family bacillithiol transferase → MTDARYPLGPMPLVQSLTPAQRNEARRAVAALPAALRAAVQDLTDAQLDTPYREGGWTVRQVVHHVADSHLNAFVRLKLALTEPNPTIKPYDEALWAQLPDTQLPVGVSLDLLGALHTRLSALLDSVTDWTRPWTHPATGQTWTVDSLLAMYAWHGQHHTAHITALRAQRGW, encoded by the coding sequence CTGACCGACGCCCGCTACCCCCTCGGCCCGATGCCCCTGGTGCAGTCCCTCACGCCCGCGCAGCGGAACGAGGCCCGCCGCGCCGTGGCCGCCCTGCCCGCCGCCCTGCGCGCCGCCGTGCAGGACCTCACCGACGCGCAGCTCGACACGCCCTACCGCGAGGGCGGCTGGACCGTCCGGCAGGTCGTGCACCACGTTGCCGACAGCCACCTGAACGCCTTCGTGCGCCTGAAACTCGCCCTGACCGAGCCGAACCCCACCATCAAGCCGTACGACGAGGCCCTCTGGGCGCAGCTGCCTGACACGCAACTCCCGGTCGGGGTGAGCCTGGACCTGCTCGGCGCGCTGCACACCCGCCTGAGCGCGCTGCTGGACAGCGTGACCGACTGGACCCGCCCCTGGACGCACCCCGCCACCGGCCAGACCTGGACCGTGGACTCCCTGCTCGCCATGTACGCCTGGCACGGCCAGCACCACACCGCGCACATCACCGCCCTGCGCGCCCAGCGCGGCTGGTAG
- a CDS encoding Nudix hydrolase: MQYGPEFHTPITDRAAGVVLLNAAGDILLVRERGVTAQPGKAGLWHLPSGTVEPGENPQDTAVREAWEEAGVRVRLLKFLAAYLGHFPDGTPVLRHAWLAEAQTGSTYQPQFGHEVTEVRFVSHPEFLALYDAGLIRMHHTRLFYEDALRETGHT; this comes from the coding sequence GTGCAGTACGGCCCGGAATTCCACACGCCCATCACCGACCGCGCGGCTGGCGTGGTCCTCCTGAACGCCGCCGGCGACATCCTGCTCGTGCGGGAACGCGGCGTGACGGCCCAGCCCGGCAAGGCGGGGCTGTGGCACCTGCCCAGCGGCACCGTGGAACCCGGCGAGAACCCCCAGGACACCGCCGTCCGCGAAGCCTGGGAGGAGGCCGGCGTGCGCGTCCGCCTGCTGAAATTCCTCGCGGCGTACCTGGGCCACTTCCCGGACGGCACGCCCGTCCTCCGGCACGCGTGGCTGGCCGAAGCGCAAACCGGCAGCACATACCAGCCGCAGTTTGGGCACGAGGTCACCGAGGTCCGCTTCGTCTCCCACCCGGAATTCCTGGCGCTGTACGACGCCGGGCTGATCCGCATGCACCACACCCGGCTCTTCTACGAGGACGCGTTGCGCGAAACCGGCCACACCTGA
- a CDS encoding response regulator — MIEADTDTLRTISLLLVDDHPVVRKGTRELLEGESDLRVIGEAGSGEEAVTQARALKPDVILMDVSMPGMNGIEATRAIKAEQPGVGVLVLTSYDDDAYVFALLEAGAAGYLLKNASEDDLLGAVRAVAAGESALHPSVARKVLERFSTHTTPTPPEDDLSPRELEVLRVAATGRTNKEIARDLDISPRTVQVHLANIFSKLGVGSRTEAVLHGIKRGWIDPKSL; from the coding sequence ATGATCGAAGCCGACACGGACACCCTGCGCACCATCAGCTTGCTGCTCGTGGATGACCACCCCGTCGTCCGCAAGGGAACCCGTGAACTGCTCGAAGGCGAAAGTGACCTGCGCGTCATCGGCGAGGCCGGCAGCGGCGAGGAAGCCGTCACGCAGGCCCGCGCCCTGAAACCCGACGTGATCCTGATGGACGTCAGCATGCCCGGCATGAACGGCATCGAAGCGACCCGCGCCATCAAGGCCGAACAGCCCGGCGTGGGCGTGCTCGTCCTCACCAGCTACGACGACGACGCCTACGTCTTCGCCCTGCTGGAAGCCGGCGCCGCCGGGTACCTCCTGAAAAACGCCAGCGAGGACGACCTGCTCGGCGCCGTGCGCGCCGTCGCCGCCGGCGAGAGCGCCCTGCACCCCAGCGTCGCCCGCAAGGTCCTGGAACGCTTCAGCACCCACACCACCCCCACCCCCCCGGAAGACGACCTCAGCCCCCGCGAACTGGAGGTCCTGCGCGTGGCCGCCACCGGCCGCACCAACAAGGAAATCGCCCGGGACCTGGACATCAGCCCCCGCACCGTGCAGGTGCACCTCGCCAACATCTTTTCCAAGCTCGGCGTCGGCAGCCGCACCGAGGCCGTGCTCCACGGCATCAAACGCGGCTGGATCGACCCGAAAAGCCTGTAA